A stretch of Arctopsyche grandis isolate Sample6627 chromosome 9, ASM5162203v2, whole genome shotgun sequence DNA encodes these proteins:
- the LOC143916345 gene encoding heme A synthase COX15 — protein MLCARACLRAWGPAGAARPLLTPRALPLTARCAPLVRPLLTTPRAAPLHSQMRQLLKRGTFTLMRYTSANSAPQKTSKAVGYWLLSCSGMVFVAVILGGVTRLTESGLSMVTWKLLGERLPKTEEQWQEEFEKYQQYPEYKLKNKEMTLSEFKWIWWMEYGHRMWGRCIGAVVLLPAIFFWARGYLNKGMKVRTLAYCTLVGAQGLMGWYMVKSGLEDRFQGPSDVPRVSQYRLAAHLSLAFILYSVLLAGALKVFRAPPMNAAYNFTLSKVPELKSMTILAHTAKTMVFLTAVSGAFVAGLDAGLVYNSFPKMADRWIPDDILAMAPTLKNFTENPTTVQFDHRILGTLTLTAISALWIISRKKTLPPQARLAVNALGTMAWLQVALGISTLLMYVPTHLAASHQSGSLILLSLAVWLTHEMKLLRLVPK, from the exons ATGCTGTGTGCGAGAGCTTGTCTGCGTGCATGGGGGCCCGCGGGGGCGGCGCGCCCACTCCTAACCCCCCGCGCCTTGCCCCTCACCGCCCGCTGCGCCCCTTTAGTGCGCCCCCTTCTCACTACCCCTAGAGCTGCACCCCTACATTCACAG ATGCGACAACTCTTGAAGCGAGGGACGTTCACGCTGATGAGATACACCAGCGCCAACAGTGCACCGCAAAAAACTTCGAAGGCCGTAGGATATTGGCTCCTCAGTTGTTCTGGAATGGTGTTCGTTGCCGTCATATTAG GTGGAGTCACTCGTTTGACAGAATCTGGATTATCAATGGTTACGTGGAAATTACTCGGTGAAAGACTGCCAAAGACGGAAGAACAGTGGCAGGAGGAGTTTGAAAAATACCAACAGTATCCAGAATACAAACT aaaaaataaagaaatgacACTGTCCGAGTTCAAATGGATATGGTGGATGGAATACGGTCACCGAATGTGGGGTCGTTGTATAGGAGCCGTCGTACTTTTACCAGCCATCTTTTTTTGGGCGAGAGGTTACCTGAACAAAGGAATGAAAGTCCGTACCTTAGCATATTGCACACTAGTAGGAGCCCAA GGTTTGATGGGATGGTACATGGTAAAATCCGGATTGGAAGACCGGTTTCAAGGTCCGAGCGACGTGCCTCGTGTCTCTCAATACAGACTAGCCGCACATCTCAGCCTCGCATTCATACTATACTCGGTGCTGTTGGCCGGAGCTTTGAAGGTGTTCAGAGCACCACCGATGAACGCAGCGTACAATTTCACCCTTTCTAAAGTGCCGGAATTGAAATCGATGACAATATTAGCGCACACTGCTAAAACTATGGTGTTTTTAACTGCAGTTTCAG GGGCCTTCGTCGCTGGACTCGATGCCGGTTTAGTATACAATTCATTCCCGAAAATGGCCGATAGGTGGATTCCGGACGATATCCTCGCCATGGCGCCTACGCTGAAAAACTTCACTGAGAATCCAACGACCGTTCAATTTGATCATAGAATTCTCGGCACGCTGACTCTGACTGCGATAAGCGCCCTTTGGATCATATCTAGGAAAAAAACGTTGCCTCCTCAGGCGAGGCTCGCCGTCAACGCTCTAGGAACGATGGCGTGGCTCCAA GTGGCTCTTGGTATATCGACGTTGCTGATGTACGTGCCGACGCATTTAGCTGCCAGTCATCAGTCGGGGTCACTCATTCTGCTCAGTTTAGCCGTCTGGCTCACGCACGAGATGAAGCTTCTAAGATTGGTGCCCAAATAA
- the LOC143917310 gene encoding ubiquitin domain-containing protein 1 has translation MAIRNTQKNANGESGGDQTDKAIERKLLDAFEKWCWKWMFIDCKTHECLKDDSFPLWPYCQEEYGESREIALTYYTIFIPGGIRKNHPLCHETIRWKSDVPLTEGQLRSKRDEFWDTAPAFEGRKEIWDALKAATVAAESLDFQLAQAILDGASVSVPNGYLTECYDEWGTRYQVPIYCLSPPINMVRGGGVSGRDSPAECSEPVEGGSATTLRLRLSTTCQDVKLIVYSRDTVAQCKKKLQRQEGVDPSRQRWFFGGKLLGDKLVIEEAHIQPGYVVQVIINTEDLTDS, from the exons ATGGCAATCAGAAATACGCAGAAGAATGCGAATGGCGAAAGCGGTGGTGATCAGACTGACAAAGCTAT AGAAAGGAAATTGTTAGATGCCTTTGAAAAGTGGTGCTGGAAGTGGATGTTCATAGACTGCAAGACGCACGAATGTTTGAAAGACGATTCTTTCCcactttggccatattgccaggaagaatATGGAGAATCTCGGGAAAttg CATTAACGtattatacaattttcattCCAGGTGGTATTCGAAAGAATCATCCATTGTGCCATGAGACGATCAGGTGGAAGTCAGATGTGCCACTGACGGAAGGTCAACTGAGAAGTAAAAGAGACGAATTTTGGGACACGGCGCCAGCTTTCGAAGGTCGCAAGGAAATATGGGACGCTTTGAAAGCCGCGACGGTCGCAGCAGAGAGTCTCGACTTTCAGCTGGCTCAGGCCATACTCGATGGCGCAAGCGTGTCTGTACCCAACGGCTATCTCACCGAGTGCTACGACGAATGGGGCACCAGGTACCAGGTGCCAATCTACTGCCTGTCTCCGCCCATTAACATGGTACGCGGTGGTGGAGTCAGTGGACGCGACTCTCCGGCAGAGTGCTCGGAGCCAGTGGAGGGAGGCAGTGCCACCACGCTCCGTCTCCGATTATCAACCACGTGTCAAGATGTCAAACTCATCGTGTACTCTCGCGATACGGTGGCTCAGTGCAAGAAAAAATTGCAG AGACAAGAAGGGGTGGATCCTTCGCGGCAGAGGTGGTTCTTCGGAGGCAAACTGCTCGGTGATAAGTTAGTGATAGAAGAGGCTCACATCCAACCCGGCTATGTCGTGCAAGTGATCATTAATACAGAAGATCTGACCGACAGCTAG
- the LOC143916629 gene encoding uncharacterized protein LOC143916629 gives MDSLKLTYDQKMNCSLAEEYFKQRGNRFVVNFLNNENGIAPEVTDNYGNTLVNQTPKNDAVGGIWYAKRNEEVLNQIAINIKANIKLISQVEYLIRNIPSVQTEKNLKIAIEYFQHYADLMPRFNISDVAKNLSTDSYSEKTLMIYDDIPLWKFAYSTAAFLALGDDVIVYANINTTVISILFSELFCKAGLPDSAFRVVSTEASIDPRRFLTASRSFCGTTFAVFESCDQDSAIDTVVRALYPFDYTSLWSLKQIFVQESIHKSFISKLSKRIARIELDETPSGKLNDFVRKILNDTDTVLKHSATNGVELVAMHPSFYTDAAKDSFKPLVLLDTCLSDNLWESFDFGKRRMPLVGLQAFRTTKEAVNMINRHPSQALSVWCDNSAISDELATSVDVSCIWINSYERSNPNYSWTDNDTFIKGGIIGMSRILFYPSNMFDKSTQKSDISVSVSKVQVEKVAKLLVNWKSLTFDKRASVFSRAAIALNKKNTSMIGESGNKYTESSFNEVIEYLHNAANFCNNLKNNFQVLDKNNICIEIIEPHGVIGVGSKIDDIGVITQVLVAPLIFGNAIVLFTPCEFAVEICKFLAECGLPVSGFISKDCQIDSLVNFDAVKCIWNIGTAKSSVDIHPGVKFTVHTSNSHTKKILQSKELLESYFSKPKIIWKSYGETFAN, from the exons ATGGACTCTTTAAAATTAACCTATGATCAAAAGATGAATTGTTCACTGGCCGAG GAATATTTCAAACAGCGTGGCAATCGTTTCGTTGTAAACTTCTTAAACAATGAGAATGGAATTGCGCCGGAAGTCACCGATAATTACGGCAATACACTTGTAAATCAGACGCCGAAGAATGATGCTGTCGGTGGTATTTGGTATGCGAAAAGAAACGAGGAGGTTCTCAATCAAATCGCTATTAATATCAAAGCGAACATAAAATTGATATCGCAAGTGGAATACTTGATTCGCAATATTCCGTCGGTGCAAACtgagaaaaatttgaaaattgccATAGAATATTTCCAACACTATGCGGATTTGATGCCCCGTTTTAATATATCTGACGTTGCAAAGAATTTATCAACAGATT cCTACTCGGAAAAGACTTTGATGATTTATGATGATATTCCATTATGGAAATTTGCTTACTCAACTGCAGCCTTTTTAGCGCTCGGAGATGATGTCATTGTATATGCCAATATTAACACAACTGTGATTTCTATATTATTTTCTGAGCTATTCTGTAAAGCTGG tttgcCAGATTCTGCCTTTCGTGTAGTGTCAACTGAAGCTTCAATAGATCCCCGCCGATTTCTTACAG cttCAAGGAGCTTTTGCGGTACAACATTTGCAGTGTTCGAATCATGTGATCAAGATTCGGCTATTGATACTGTAGTGAGAGCTTTATATCCATTTGATTATACA TCATTATGGTCTTTAAAACAAATCTTCGTTCAAGAATCCATACACAAGAGTTTCATCTCAAAATTGTCTAAGAGAATTGCCCGAATAGAATTAGACGAGACGCCTAGTGGTAAACTAAACGACTTCGTCCGTAAAATACTGAACGATACCGATACCGTACTGAAGCATTCTGCTACGAATGGAGTTGAACTTGTGGCGATGCATCCATCGTTTTATACTGACGCTGCAAAGGATTCTTTCAAGCCTCTCGTTTTGTTGGACACCTGTTTGTCGGATAATCTTTGGGAAAGTTTTGATTTTGGAAAGCGGCGCATGCCTTTGGTTGGTTTACAGGCATTCCGAACGACAAAGGAAGCCGTCAACATGATCAATCGTCATCCGTCACAGGCTTTATCCGTGTGGTGTGATAACAGTGCAATATCAGATGAATTGGCTACATCTGTAGATGTTAGTTGCATTTGGATCAATTCGTACGAACGGTCGAATCCTAACTACAGTTGGACAGATAATGATACGTTTATTAAAGGTGGTATTATAG GAATGAGTCGCATATTATTTTATCCATCCAACATGTTTGATAAATCTACGCAAAAATCGGATATTTCAGT TTCTGTGTCTAAGGTTCAGGTCGAAAAAGTGGCTAAATTATTAGTCAATTGGAAAAGTTTGACATTTGATAAACGAGCATCTGTATTTTCCCGAGCTGCTATAGCTTTGAATAAAAAGAACACTTCAATGATCGG TGAAAGTGGCAACAAGTATACAGAATCATCGTTCAATGAGGTGATTGAGTATCTTCATAATGCCGCCAACTTTTGtaacaatttgaaaaataattttcaagtactcgataaaaataatatatgcattGAAATAATCGAACCTCACGGCGTCATCGGTGTAGGTTCCAAAATTGACGATATCGGTGTCATAACGCAGGTTCTAGTGGCACCCTTAATATTTGGAAATGCCATCGTCTTATTCACACCCTGCGAATTCGCCGTGGAGATCTGCAAATTTTTGGCAGAATGTGGCTTGCCGGTATCAGGTTTCATTTCTAAAGACTGCCAGATAGATAGTTTGGTAAATTTTGACGCTGTCAAATGCATATGGAACATTGGTACCGCTAAGTCATCTGTTGACATTCATCCTGGTGTAAAGTTCACGGTGCATACGTCAAATTCACACACGAAAAAGATTCTGCAGTCGAAGGAGTTGCTAGAATCGTATTTTTCCAAACCGAAAATTATTTGGAAAAGTTACGGCGAAACGTTTGCTAATTAA